Genomic segment of Halocalculus aciditolerans:
GCTCGTCTCTTCATGTCCGTGACACCGCGTTGAGAGCTGAAAACCCTACTCCTCGACGACGTCGGCGTAGAGGTCGCGCACCTCTCCCGTCTCCCACGACGTCGAGAACTCTAAGTCGAGAGCGACGTCGCCCGACGCCTGCTCCCGGAGACCGCCGTACTCCCAGCACATGACGCCCGTGCCCGCGCCCATAACCATCCAGCCGTCCCGCGCGAGCAAATCGTAATCCGATTCGAGCAATTCGTGAGCGAGCAGTACCGCGCCTACTGGCGGCTTACTCGTCCCCATACGGACCCCGACCGAGGTCGCGTTGACGTTCTTCAACTCGCTCCTCCAACTCCTCCGGCGGCATCTGCTCATCGAGCACCTCGACGCCGAAGTCGGTTATTCTGTAGTAGCCGTCGTCCTCCCGGTCGAGCAGCGTCTTATCGTAGAGAATCCGGCATCGTCGACCGACGTGTTGGCGCGTGTATCCGACGCTTTGAGCGATATTTCCGGGTTGGAGCGTTAACCGT
This window contains:
- a CDS encoding helix-turn-helix domain-containing protein — its product is MYRRVEWLVPADRAILGLLAADRRLTLQPGNIAQSVGYTRQHVGRRCRILYDKTLLDREDDGYYRITDFGVEVLDEQMPPEELEERVEERQRDLGRGPYGDE